The sequence TGCGGGCACCTCAAAGGTGCTCGCCGTTGAAGTAGGCGTACCACAGGCCGCTTGGGGTGTTGTACGACACGCGGGCATTGCTCTGTGTATCGAGCACGAACGAGCATTGCTGCACGTCGCCGCCGTCGTAGATCGTCGAAATACGCCACACGCCTTCGTCGTAAAAGGCGTACATCAGGTTTCCCGCGTCAATGAAAACCACGTGCGGCTTGTCGCAGCACACGTCGAGCTCGATGCCGCACGGTGCGCCGTCGGCCTCGACGATTATGCTTTGGACCCAGTCGCCCGAGGCATTGGTGGCGTAGCGCAGTTCGGCCGCCTTGCCCGATGTGGAGTAGACCACGTGGGCCTTGCCGCCCGAATCGAAACCGAGCTGCGGCTTGCCCTCGTCCGTTGAGATCTCGGAGCTGTTCCAGGTCGAGCCGTCGTTGTACAGGTAGTCCAGGCCGCTCATGATGTAGGAATAGACGATGCCCGGGCGACCCGCGCCGGTCAAGGCCAGGTCGAACTCCGGGGTGGATACGCCGACGACCAGCTGTCCGCCGGACCACGGGCCCGAGTCGTTGCTCTTGAAGTAAATGCCGTAGTACCCGCCGCCGAGTTTGGTCGAGTAGGCGATCGACGCGTGCCCCGTGGTGTTGACCGCGATCTGCGTGTCCCAGCCCAACGAGTCGATCGAGGTATTGGCCCAGGTTCCCGAGGCGTCGGTGAGGTACCCGACCTCGCTGAAGTCCGTGGCCCCGTTGACCCAGGAGATGTGCAGCTGCTCGCCGTAGACGTCCAGCGAGGTGCCGAAGGCCGCGGCCACCGCGGTGATCTGTTCGTTGTCAAAGGCCTTGGCGCCGGGCCAGGCATGATGCAACGTGGCGTCGCTGTTGTGTAGATAGCTGATCTGGGGCTTGTCCGCGTAGTTAAGCGCGATGCAGTTCTCATCGCCGTAGTCTCCAGCCACGACCTGCTCGATCTCAAGGAATTCCTCGTCATCGTCGTCGTCGTCGATGTCGTCATCGTCGCCACTGTCATCATCGATGTCGTCGTCGTCATCGATATCATCGTCGTCGTTGTCGAGATCATCGTCGTCGTCGTCGAGGTCGTCGTCATCTTGGCTGTCGTCATCGTCGTTTGATGAACAGGCGGCGACCAAGGCGAACGCGACGATCAGCAAGATTATCAGGGCGCTCAAACGGTAGCCAAGCATTGGGCAAGCCTCCGTCGGGATCTGATCATTTCCAGAGCGGTTCCGTTTTACCGACGAATCCTCATGAACAACCCGGGCTAGAACTCTTTGAACACGCCGATGCCGGCGGTCCATTTCTCATAGCCGGATTTGGGAGGATCACCAAGGTTGAGGTAGGCAGCCTGCCACTTCAGGCCCCAGGTACGGCCGATCCAGTGGCTGTGGCTCAGGTTGATCTCCCAGGTATCCTGGCGAACCTCCTGGCGGTCGGCCACGTTGGTCGCGGTGTAAGCCTGGGCTGCGAAGGTCGTGCCCAGGAAGATCCAGAACAAGCCCTCGGAACCAACGCCGAGGGTCACGCCGTGGCTCCAGGACTCGACCGCGCCGGGGTTGGATTCGTTACGCGTCAGCCGGTAGTCGGCAATGAAGTACGGCAGGTAGAGCGTGGGTCCGGCGGCCACGTACCAGTCGTGGTGGTCGTCCCAATACTGGATGTGTCCGGCCCCGAGGGTAAAGGTCAGCGGCAGTGATCCCAGGATGAAGGTGAAGTCGTGATCCACGCGCCACATCGGCGTGAACAGCGACTCGGTGCCCGTACCCAGGGCGGTGTAGGTCGAGAGGTAGCGGAACCAATTGACGTAGGCGCCGACCGTACCGGTGACCGCCTCGCCCTCGAGCTCGCGGGTGTGCATGCCCAGTTGGGCAAACGGCGTGATCCGCGGATGGACCCGGAAATAGCCGGTGAGGTAGGCCGAGTACCAGTCGCCGTAGTCGTCGTTGGGCGTCAGGTGTTCCCAGACGAAGTCTGCGTCGCCGCGGTAACTCAACCCCTCGCGCAGCTTGGCGCGTTCTTCGGCGGTGTCGGCGCAAAACGCCGGAGCGGCCACCAGCAGCAGGCAGGTCAAAATGCACAGCGCGGCAAGAGTAGTTCTACAAGCCAACCATCTTCTCCCGGGTCATGTTAACCACGACCTGCTGCAGGATGTCCATCTGGTATCCCTGCTCCGGATCGTAGCGCGAGATAAATTCGTTCCAGATATAGCGGGCGCGCTCCGAGTCGGGCTCGATCAATCCGTAGAGGATCACGAAGATCTGGGCGAAGGCGTCGGGGTAGAACGTGCCCCAGCTCGAACGGTGGATCGCGCCATCGTCAACCGCCCACAGATAGAGTTGGTCCTGCTGGACGTCGAGCTTGGTCTCGATACCATGCTTGAGGGCCAGCCGCGCCTGCTCGTAGTAGTCGGTGTCGGGCCAGCCCAGCGCCTCGCACAGCTTGATGAACGCCCCCAGCCCGCCGTAGTTCTCGCAGTTGTCCATCAGATATTTTTGGCTCTGCTCGGGGATGGCGCGCGCCAAGCCGTCGGATTCCTGCAGGTGCAATATCAGATAGGCGATGTCGAGAATCTTGAAGTGGTTGGCGTCGAGCAGCTCGCGCTTGCCCGTGCGCTGGTAGTACTCCCAGAGCAGAATCAAGAACGTGCCGGCGTAGGCGTCGACCGAGTCGTAGGTGTTGTTGGCCACCTGGTGGCCATTGCGGTAGATCGTGTAGTCGTAAATGCTGCCGGTCAGACCGTTCTTGTCCGGGTAGTTCAGGTTGTTGAAGTACCAGTCGATGTAGCTCTCGACTCCCGAGTAATCCAGGTCGTGGCGCAGGGCGTAGATCGAGAACAGGTTGATCGCATAGGGCTCGACAAAGTAGACGTCGATGTCGATCGGGCGAAAGAACTCGAGCACCCGCAACGCCGGGTGTCGTTGGCTCGTGCAACTGCTCAGGGCGGCCATCATCAATAGACTACAGACGGTTAAGGTTAAGAACCTTTTCATTGCCCTGGTCCTCGATGACGGCATAGTAGTATTGCTGGTCCTCTAGGATGCGCAGTCCGTCACCGACGGGCCTGGCGTATTGCCCTCGCGGTATCGCCACGGTGATCTGCTCGAGTCCCTCTGGATTGTTCAGTCGTACTTCCATCCCGCGGTCCGCGATGTTGAAGCTGTAATCGGTCTTGTAAAAGCGCAACAGAAAACGGGCAAACGTTGTGATCGACTTGACCTGAATCCGCCCCTCGTCGATCAGACCTTCGACCTCGGAGAAGAAGCTGACGAACTCCGGGCCGTACAGGTGGCCGTTGTATGTCTCGAACAGGTTGTAGGGGTGCGAGTAGATCAACCGGATGCAGCGGTTGCTCATCGTGAACTGCGCGGTCTGTTCAAGCCACTGCCTCACCTGAGATTCCGACGCGTCGTCTTTGATGCCGAACTCCTCGAGCGAGGCGCTGGTGCCCATCGGCATCACCGGAAAGGCCAGGACCCGCTCGCTTACCATCTTGCCGTCGTAGAAGCTGCGGTTGGGGGCCGAGCCGGTATCGCCGGTGTAGTAGTAGCCCACGTAGTTGTTGCGCTCGAGAATCTGGGTTGCCAGCGGCTGCGGGTGCACGCCCACGGGCGCGGAATATTCGACGATCGGGTAGTTGACGATGTTTTCCAGACACAGCGAATTGCGGTTGATGTTCTCCTCGATCTCCTTCTCGCCGAAAACACCGCGGTCGATGGAAAAGGCAAACCAGTTGTGTCCCCAACCGCCGTGGGAACCGATGGCCCCATGCTTGGCCAGCTCGCGCACGAACTCCAGCCCGCCGCCATCGGCCTCGAACCCCTGGGCGTCGCCCGGCTCGTCGAGGAAATCGCCGGCGGTGATGTGGATCGAGTACTCCATGTTGGGCCGCAGATAGCCCTTTTCAAACAGGATCGGCATGTAATCCCACTCGATGTTGGAGTCCACGTGCCAGTTGATCACCAGCCCGCCGATGCCGTCGGGAACGCTGAGCAGGTGCGGAATGTGTACCTCGTCGAACAGGAAGGTGCGCAGCATTGCGCGCAACGGCAGGTCGTCGCCGTAGGCCTTGACGTAGCCCAGCGGCAGATTGACCCACATCGCCAGCCCTTTACCGAAACGGTTGAGCGTCACGGCCGGACAACTGCGTCCATTGTCGAACACCGAGTCCGCCAGCACTTCGATGCCCTGGGAAAATGGGGTCAGCTTGGAGCTGATCGCATTATACATCAGCCGACCGTAACCGTATCCGACCATGTACTGTTCTTCGTCGACCTTGCCCAGCGGAATCTGGCAGCGATCGCGCCCCAGCTCTCCGCGGAAGCGGATGTGGGCCAGGCCGAAGGCATCGTCGCGCAACTCGTCGTAATTCAGATAATCGACCCCGGCAAGCCGCATGGTCAGCGGGTTGTTGCGGAAATCGCCGGAGTAGGTCCGGGTGCCGGCGTCGAAGGCCAAGAACACCGAGCCCCCGGCTTCTGTGTAGCGTTCAAGCCACGGCTCAAAGGCGTTGACCATGCTCTGGCACGCGCCGTCGGGAAAGATGATCGCCGGCACGTGTTCGGGCAGCTCGACCGGGTTGAGGCTGAGCAGCATATTCAATTCGAGGCGTTCGAACGGCACGCCCTCCTCGAGCAACACGCTGGAATAAGCATCGAGCACGTAGCCGTACTGTTCAACGCTCTTGGAGTTGTAGGCTAATACAACGCGTAGGTCGGCGCGATCGGAGATCTGGTTGATCTCCGTGATCGTGCGCATGCCCAGGATCACCACGGCCACGCAGGCGATAATGATCAGACTTATGAAGACTCTTCGCATCGGACTATTCCCTTACCCTCGGTGAGCACGTAGCCGTGCGCGGCCACGTTTTTGCCCAGGGTGATCGCTTTCTTGCCGATAACCGACTTGATCGTTCCCGCCGCGCCCATGCGCGCTCCCTCCTCGGCGACCACGGATTCTTGCGAGAACACGTGTCCGAGCACTTCAGCGCCCTGGCAGAGCTTGATCGGTCCTTCGGCAAATAGGTCGCCGAGCACCACCGTACCCTTGCCGACTTCGATAAAACCGTAAGCCCGCGCCGAACCGCGCATCATTACCTTCTCGCCAAAAGCCAGGTCGCCGCGCACGATCAGGTCGTGGTCGATATCAGCCGCGGAGGCGATGGAGATATCGCCGTCGAGCACTGTGGCCACGTCCTTGATCGTCTTGATGTTCATTGGATCGATCCGCTCGCGCTGGGGAGATCGAGTCTCGAGGTGCGGCTCGCTGTTGTGGTAGTCCGGCGTTGTGATCTTGTAGCCGTAGAGCCTGCGGAAGACGATTTTGTCCCCCAGGTGGATCTCGTTGAGGCTCGAGCAGCTGATTCCTAAAACGCAGCCCTCGCCGATCTGGACCTGCTGCTCGCAATCGGCCCAGCGCGAGATTCGGCAGTTCGCGCCCAGCTCGAGCCGGCCGTCGCAGGCAATCGCCCGCAGCCGGCTCTCCGGACCGACCGTCGCGTCGCCCGTGACATAGATGTCCTTCTCGAAATTGATCTTCTCTTTGGCGACCAGATCGCCGGGCACGTACATCGCGTGCTCGATCTGCTCGCCCGCCGGAACGTGCTTGGAACGGCTGACCTCGACCAGCTCCTCCTTGGACATGCGGACCTTTTGCATGCCCTCTTCGTTGATCCGCTCGCCCAGCGCTTTGACGAAAATCCGGCGCGCCGATTTGCCAAGGTAGCGCGGATCCTTGCTGTAGCTCATCTTGACCGGCAGCGGGTACTCGTCGCGCGGATTGAGCACCTCGATCATACCCGAGATAAAGGGCAGGATCGTCATCAGCGAAAATACCAAAATCACCAGCAGCGGATAGTACGGTCGGCGCAACGAGGGGTCGACCGATCGATCGACGAAGCCCTCGATCTCGACCTGTTCGGTCTGTTCGGTCGGCTCCAGCGGCTCGCCGAGCATATCGGTCTGGTCGGATGCCGGTTCCGGCAGAGGCTCGGCCGTTGCCTCGGGTTGCGCCGTGGGCTGAGCCGCAACGGATTCGGCGGTCGGCTGCGGCTCCGGGGCCTGGCCCTCCTGGGCCCAGGCCGCACAGCACAGCGCGATGCTCAGCGCCAGCGCCAGCACCAGCAACAGTGCGCCGGATCGGCTCACGACTCGTCCACCTTTCTGAAACGCTTGGTCTTGGTCCACTCGGCCTCACGGCCGCGCAAGCGGTCGCCCAGCGCTTCGAAAAATCCTACCGTCGTATTCCAGATGTTGAGCAGGAAATAGAACAGCAGGAACGGCAGCAGCCGGATGCGGTAAGTCACGCCGTCGAGCAGCGAGGCCGTGCCGATCTGGTAGAACGGCGCGAAATTGCCGAAGGTGTTGTAGCCGGCCACGAACAGAAAGACGATCAGGCTCTCGAGGATCTGCATCTCGCCTAGGAAGAACAACGTCACCGAGTCCAGAATGCCGGTGAACAGGAACACCGGAATCGTGTAAATCGACAGCAGCATAAATCCGTCGAACTTCTCCCCGCGCGACAGGTGCTTGGAGCGCAGTAGGCCACCCATGTGTTTGAACATCGCCTGGTTGTGTCCGCGCGACCAGCGTCTGATCTGCCGCGCACGCACCTCCCAGGTCTGGGGCGCCTCTTCGTAGCACTCGACGCGGTTGGCGTAGACCACCTTCCAGCCGTTGATGAACAGGCGGAAGGTCAGGTCGGTGTCCTCGGCCAGCACCGAGGTGTCGAAGCCGCCGAAGGCCATGGCCAGCTCGCGTCTGAACCCGCCGACCGTGCCGCCGTATTGCGGGATCAGCCGCAGGTTATGCCGCGCCTGCTGGTCGACCTGATAGCCGCCGCTACGCTCTAGGTCGAGCAACCGGGTCAGCAGATTGACCTTGGTGTTGATCGGAATCACGCGGCCCATCACCGCGCCGACCTCGGGATCCTTGAACGAGATCGCCAGATCGCGCAGCGTGCCTTTATTGGGCAGGTAATCGGCGTCAAAGACCAGCATGATCTCGCCGGTGGCTATCGGCAGCACGTCGTTGAGCGCCGCGGGGTTGCCGCGCTTGCCCTCTTTGCGGTGCATCGGCTTGACGCATTTGTGCTTGGCCGCCAGCTCGTTGAGCACCTGCTCGGTGCGATCGGTCGAGTGGTCGTTGATCGGGATGATCTCCATCCGGTCGATCGGGTAGTCGCAGCGCAGCAGCGAGTTGATCACCTGGCGCGCCACGCGCTCCTCATCGTGCATCGGGATCAGCACCGAAATCCTGGGCAGATCCGAATCGACGATGTCCTGATAATACAGCCGCTGCTCGCCCATCACGCGGTTGACCGTAAAGGTATAGTGCCGCACCGCGTAGGCGACCATCAGGATCACCACCAGGATCATGTACAGCTTGAGGATCAGAACAACCAACGCCAAATCTCCTGATGACGCTGCAGCCTGTTCGCCATCACGCTGACGTAGATCGAGTAGATCCCGACCACGTAGACAAAGTCGAACAACGGTCCGAAGGTGAAGAACATCGCCGCCATGTAGAGCACGGAAGACTTGTACATCACATACAGGAACGCCGCGTAGCGCACCGCTCCGAAGGCGATGGAGTAGATTACGGTTAGAACCACAATCGACAGTTTCTCAAGAATATGTGCCGGAAGCGGTGTCAGGGCGATCGCCAGAATCAGCGGAATCAACAGCCACATCCCGAGCTGGGTTCCCATATACAACGATGAGAACAGCACTATGTCGTAGGGGAACAGTTCCGGAATCAGCGTGAAAAAGGCCGAGGAGACCGTATTGATCAACGCGACGAACACTACCCAAACCATCAGCGGCCGCGGGATGATCCGCAGCCTGGGCAGCAACGCCACCACTAAAACCGAGACGCCGAAGTTGATCAAGGCAAACTGGCGCGAGGGGTAAACCACGGCCATATCAAGCAGATAAACATCGCGAAACACGTATGGCAGAAACGGCCAGGTCTCGATCTGGGTG comes from Candidatus Alcyoniella australis and encodes:
- a CDS encoding glycosyltransferase; this encodes MVVLILKLYMILVVILMVAYAVRHYTFTVNRVMGEQRLYYQDIVDSDLPRISVLIPMHDEERVARQVINSLLRCDYPIDRMEIIPINDHSTDRTEQVLNELAAKHKCVKPMHRKEGKRGNPAALNDVLPIATGEIMLVFDADYLPNKGTLRDLAISFKDPEVGAVMGRVIPINTKVNLLTRLLDLERSGGYQVDQQARHNLRLIPQYGGTVGGFRRELAMAFGGFDTSVLAEDTDLTFRLFINGWKVVYANRVECYEEAPQTWEVRARQIRRWSRGHNQAMFKHMGGLLRSKHLSRGEKFDGFMLLSIYTIPVFLFTGILDSVTLFFLGEMQILESLIVFLFVAGYNTFGNFAPFYQIGTASLLDGVTYRIRLLPFLLFYFLLNIWNTTVGFFEALGDRLRGREAEWTKTKRFRKVDES
- a CDS encoding YaiO family outer membrane beta-barrel protein, with protein sequence MACRTTLAALCILTCLLLVAAPAFCADTAEERAKLREGLSYRGDADFVWEHLTPNDDYGDWYSAYLTGYFRVHPRITPFAQLGMHTRELEGEAVTGTVGAYVNWFRYLSTYTALGTGTESLFTPMWRVDHDFTFILGSLPLTFTLGAGHIQYWDDHHDWYVAAGPTLYLPYFIADYRLTRNESNPGAVESWSHGVTLGVGSEGLFWIFLGTTFAAQAYTATNVADRQEVRQDTWEINLSHSHWIGRTWGLKWQAAYLNLGDPPKSGYEKWTAGIGVFKEF